TGCCGTCTTTTTCGTCACGTTGACGGTAAACTATTCCTTTTTGTTCAAGGGCTTTAACCATATTTGTTACAGTAGGTGGTTCACATTTTAGGTGTTCACATAATTGAACTTGCGTAAGTCCATCATTTGCCCATAGTTTGCATAACAAATTATCTTGCCCAGCATGAAGATTTACGTCTTGTAACAATTGGTTGTAGTTTCGACGCATTTGTCCTGATATTTTATCAAGAAGTTCTCTAATTTCATCTTCAATCATATAGATCATTCCTTATTGTAATTT
This sequence is a window from Priestia aryabhattai. Protein-coding genes within it:
- a CDS encoding MarR family winged helix-turn-helix transcriptional regulator, giving the protein MIEDEIRELLDKISGQMRRNYNQLLQDVNLHAGQDNLLCKLWANDGLTQVQLCEHLKCEPPTVTNMVKALEQKGIVYRQRDEKDGRISRVYLTPEGRDLEGPVNERWRKQQDKLLAGIIPEERLLLRRLMKQMEENLF